One stretch of Streptomyces sp. R21 DNA includes these proteins:
- a CDS encoding tyrosine-type recombinase/integrase — translation MLTYDVQIWGIRKRPNRATAYQLRWRVGPRPFSKSYKIKAQADGRRAELLAALRNREQFDTETGLPASEVQALNSSTWYAHTRAYAEMKWPGASAKHRASIADALATITPKLVKDQRGVPAPKVLRIALYSWVYRFVLDDNGSLKPRLDVEEPPAEIVAALDWIGRKSVDIANLNTPSMVRTALDALKLKQDGTAAAENTVNRKRTVFSNCLRYAVERKLLTALPLDKVDWTPPETDDEIDFRFVPGPKLAKALIDAVGDQGARGRHLMAFFGCLYYAANRPGEAANLREEDFTLPEEGWGDVLLSTSTPRVGSGWTDTGKSFDTRGLKKRARKATRPVPIPPVLVRLVREHIKEFGTAEDGRLFRAAQGGGLLSKEYGEAWKAARLAVLTEPEAVSPLADVPYSLRHAGVSLWLESGVSPAEVARRAGHSIAVLFRFYAKAIHRNQQWANEQIQRALEECE, via the coding sequence ATGCTGACCTACGACGTCCAGATCTGGGGCATCCGCAAGCGACCCAACCGTGCGACGGCCTATCAACTCCGGTGGCGCGTTGGTCCGCGTCCCTTCTCAAAAAGCTACAAGATCAAGGCCCAGGCCGACGGGCGTCGCGCCGAGTTACTGGCCGCCCTGCGCAACCGTGAGCAGTTCGACACGGAGACCGGTCTGCCCGCCTCCGAGGTACAGGCCCTCAACTCCTCCACCTGGTATGCCCACACGCGCGCATACGCCGAGATGAAGTGGCCGGGTGCCTCGGCCAAGCACCGCGCGAGCATCGCCGACGCGCTGGCGACCATCACCCCGAAGCTGGTCAAGGACCAGCGCGGAGTTCCGGCCCCGAAAGTGCTTCGGATCGCGCTCTACTCCTGGGTCTACAGGTTCGTCCTGGACGACAACGGGTCACTGAAGCCCCGACTCGACGTCGAAGAACCCCCCGCCGAGATCGTGGCCGCGCTGGACTGGATCGGCCGCAAGTCGGTGGACATCGCCAACCTCAACACGCCCTCCATGGTGCGGACCGCCCTCGACGCGCTGAAGCTGAAGCAGGACGGCACGGCCGCTGCCGAGAACACGGTGAACCGCAAGCGGACGGTCTTCAGTAACTGTCTCCGGTACGCGGTCGAACGGAAGTTGCTGACGGCACTGCCCCTCGACAAGGTCGACTGGACCCCGCCCGAGACTGACGACGAGATCGACTTCCGGTTCGTACCCGGTCCGAAGCTGGCGAAGGCACTGATCGACGCTGTGGGCGACCAGGGGGCACGCGGACGGCACCTGATGGCGTTCTTCGGCTGCCTCTACTACGCGGCCAACCGCCCTGGGGAGGCAGCCAATCTCCGGGAAGAAGACTTCACCTTGCCCGAAGAGGGCTGGGGAGACGTGCTGCTGTCGACGAGCACGCCCCGCGTCGGATCCGGGTGGACCGACACGGGCAAGTCGTTCGATACGCGCGGCCTGAAGAAGCGGGCCCGCAAAGCGACTCGGCCTGTACCGATTCCCCCCGTCCTCGTGCGCCTAGTCCGCGAGCACATCAAGGAGTTCGGTACAGCTGAAGACGGCCGACTGTTCCGCGCGGCCCAGGGCGGCGGTCTGCTATCCAAGGAGTACGGGGAGGCTTGGAAGGCTGCCCGGCTCGCAGTGCTCACGGAGCCCGAGGCAGTCTCGCCGCTGGCTGACGTGCCGTACTCCCTGCGACACGCGGGCGTCTCGCTCTGGCTTGAGTCCGGCGTCTCCCCAGCCGAAGTCGCGCGCCGGGCTGGCCACAGCATCGCGGTTCTCTTCCGCTTCTATGCCAAGGCGATCCACCGCAATCAGCAGTGGGCGAATGAGCAGATCCAGCGCGCACTGGAAGAATGTGAGTAG
- a CDS encoding AlpA family transcriptional regulator: MTTPTTADKRTLTLVEALAEIRVSRAAFYRMRARGQAPKHLKLPNGQIRIRRADLDAWFDGCEVQEAC; the protein is encoded by the coding sequence GTGACCACTCCGACCACCGCCGACAAGCGAACGCTGACGCTGGTCGAAGCCCTCGCCGAGATCCGGGTCTCTCGTGCCGCCTTCTACCGAATGCGTGCTCGCGGCCAGGCCCCCAAACATCTGAAGCTCCCCAACGGCCAGATACGCATCCGCCGGGCCGACCTCGACGCCTGGTTCGACGGCTGCGAGGTGCAGGAAGCATGCTGA
- a CDS encoding replication initiator, which translates to MRRPLDLRHIISPGLRDLVELANTDNFDRVTEQVRNLRGCTSPINLHGWTITTDQTTKQVVRSYRSEDEPSGRLLTTCGNRRASRCPACSRLYAADTYHLIKAGLSGGKNVAETVRDHPRAFVTLTAPSFGPVHNRPTTDAGKPRPCACGESHAPDAPELGTPLRPASYDYSGAVLWNAHAGALWARFTTYLRRALAEHLGMTQKALSAALRVSFAKVAEYQQRGLVHFHAVVRFDGPDGHTTSPPAWATFDALHAAVGLAVNRARLTVESDAVGERVIRWGDRFKVDQISAMGDGELTDAKVAGYVAKYATKNAEGAGTVDRTLACRPCTGRGYVRGPDGFRDLCDDCDGSGQAEPLTGLPVQQHARQMIRTAWALGHLPEFAHLKLWKWAHMLGFRGHFSSKSRAYSTTLGALRDVRRAWRLAQAEAIRIRAGFPVDDENTTLVTSSLWTYLSSGYRPGEELLAAQVRHDRTHSELLKSEGAPWL; encoded by the coding sequence ATGCGCCGCCCCCTCGACCTGCGCCACATCATCAGCCCCGGCCTGCGGGACCTGGTCGAACTGGCCAACACCGACAACTTCGACCGAGTCACCGAACAGGTCCGCAACCTGCGGGGCTGCACCAGCCCCATCAACCTGCACGGCTGGACGATCACCACCGACCAGACCACCAAGCAAGTGGTCCGCTCCTACCGCTCCGAAGACGAGCCGTCCGGACGCCTCCTCACCACCTGCGGCAACCGCCGCGCCTCCCGCTGCCCCGCCTGCTCCCGCCTCTACGCCGCCGACACCTACCACTTGATCAAGGCCGGACTGTCCGGCGGCAAAAACGTCGCCGAAACCGTCCGCGACCACCCGCGCGCCTTCGTCACCTTGACCGCCCCGTCCTTCGGCCCTGTCCACAACCGCCCCACGACCGACGCGGGCAAGCCCCGCCCCTGCGCGTGCGGCGAAAGCCACGCACCGGACGCACCCGAACTCGGCACCCCGCTGCGCCCGGCAAGCTACGACTACAGCGGCGCCGTGCTGTGGAACGCTCATGCCGGGGCCCTGTGGGCACGCTTCACCACCTACCTGCGCCGCGCCCTCGCCGAGCACCTCGGCATGACGCAGAAGGCGCTCAGCGCGGCCCTCCGCGTCTCCTTCGCCAAAGTCGCCGAGTACCAGCAACGAGGCCTGGTCCACTTTCACGCGGTCGTTCGCTTCGACGGGCCCGACGGCCACACCACCTCACCCCCGGCCTGGGCCACCTTCGACGCCCTCCACGCTGCCGTCGGCCTGGCGGTCAACCGTGCCCGGCTCACCGTCGAGTCCGACGCAGTCGGCGAACGCGTCATCCGGTGGGGCGACCGGTTCAAGGTGGATCAGATCTCCGCCATGGGGGACGGCGAACTCACGGACGCCAAGGTCGCCGGATACGTCGCCAAGTACGCCACCAAGAACGCCGAAGGCGCGGGCACCGTGGACCGCACCCTCGCATGCCGCCCCTGCACCGGACGCGGCTACGTACGCGGCCCCGACGGCTTCCGCGACCTGTGCGACGACTGCGACGGCAGCGGCCAAGCCGAACCCCTCACCGGTCTCCCCGTTCAGCAGCACGCCCGGCAGATGATCCGCACCGCATGGGCCCTCGGCCACCTCCCCGAGTTCGCCCACCTCAAGCTCTGGAAGTGGGCCCACATGCTCGGCTTCCGCGGTCACTTCTCCAGCAAATCCCGCGCCTACTCCACCACGCTCGGCGCACTCCGCGACGTACGCCGAGCCTGGCGCCTCGCCCAGGCCGAAGCCATCCGCATCCGGGCCGGCTTCCCCGTAGACGACGAGAACACCACCCTCGTCACCTCCTCCTTGTGGACCTACCTCAGTAGCGGCTACCGCCCCGGTGAAGAACTCCTTGCCGCCCAGGTCCGCCACGACAGAACTCACTCCGAACTCCTCAAGTCCGAAGGAGCACCCTGGCTGTGA